In Lolium rigidum isolate FL_2022 chromosome 7, APGP_CSIRO_Lrig_0.1, whole genome shotgun sequence, the DNA window TTTGAAGGCTTCCATAAAAAGAGTGgctgcaaagaagaagaaaattagAATCAAATTGAATGATTGCTTGGTTACATTCATTGCAAGGGATTTCTTCTTGCATGCCAAGGATGAGGACATCATCACTAGTTTTCAAGCATTGAAGCATTGGAAAGTTGTCTTTTAATTTGTAAGCTCTCCTATCATTTGTCAACTAGATATTTTAGATGCTGATGTGTTGATATGTTGAACAATTGGTACTTATATATGTTAATTTCAAGTTATGTTCTGTTCTATGAATAATGGTCCACACGTGTTATATCTTCTATATATTATATAGTTAGAACTGTATGGTGTTACTATAATCAATTGTGGATGCAAAAAATTAGGCTTTCAACTGTCAAACAAAAATTTTGACCCTTTGAAATTTCTAATACGCACACCCGAAATCCTGGGCCTGCCACTACGAAATAGGTTgctgttttgatttttttttaaatccaaTTTAGACTCCTCTTGACCTCCGGATAAAGATTCAATGGCACCAGATAAAGCTTCAATTGCACCTAGAGGATCTAAAGACCCAAACCGTAAACCCTATATCGTTTGGTGTTTGAGCTAAGTGTGTGAATACTATTTCCATCATTTTCTTACAATTAACTCGTCACATAAATCAACACATTTATCATGAAATGCAGTTCTTCCTCTGCCTCCTAAGATCAGTTTGGTTTGTGCAAACTGAGCCAGGGACTCGAGCcagccctgcacaacacaattacTATGAGCAATTGAGCATTATGGTGTATCGGGAGAAATGTCGTTAAGGTCGAACGAGAAACAAAAAGTTTGTTTGTTAAGTTACCATGATCAATACATGAGATTTTCATCATCAACCAATTCTAGTGATCTTCTTCTTTAGAGGAAAATACTACTGAAATTGATGCATTGGAATACTACAGAAGTACTGAACTGATGCATGGGAAAGTAGCATTTCACTAGGAGAAGCCGGATTCATGGATTACATGGAAAGAGTTTCCTGGAATCACAGACGACATGATGTGCAAAGAAAATGAGCCATCTCGGATCACAAGATGATTACAAAACCCTCAAAAGAGACATAGGGATGGAAACATAAATAGCAACTAACTGcaaactgatcatgggtgcatatgcacctggtatgtataaaccatatttcaaaaagtaaaaaaaattaggaaaaaaatttagcatgtagagggacatgttctatgtgtacacataaagtttcacgtaaaaccaacaatttttgtaccatgtgtaaaaaagacaaataatgcctcgagaaatagactattttaacaccaaaaatttgtctttttagtacagggcacaaaacatatcggtttttgctgaaacaactttgtgaacatgtaacatgtcaaggtatacacgagcatttttgtttttatttttttaacatttggattTTCCGCTAacggacagggtgtttctacacccgggtgcatatgcaccctttatttgaaacgcatattaaatatatttaaaaatgttagaaaaatacaaataaaaattctttgtgtataccttgacatgttacatgcttacaaagttgtttcagcaaaaaccgatatgtttcatgccttgtgcaaaaaagacaaatcttaggtgctaaaatagtctattctttgaggcattatttgccttttttacacagggtacaaaaaatgttggttttaggtgaaaatttacgtgcacacatagaacatgtccctctacatgctaaatttttttcctaaattttttacggtttggaaatatgttttatacataccgggtgcatatgcacccgagatCAGATTTGATTTTCCGCTAACTGCAAACAACACTTCACCTCCCATCGAACATAACTGTCTCCCAGGACTCACCAGATGCACTGCAAATACTCTTGACCCTCGGAGTGTGTGGCATGATGTATGAATCGAACCCTTCGCTCTGCATCTGGGCCATCTTGCTGTAGCTCATGTAGGTTGCAGACAGACGAGGGAGGGACTGGTCACTGTCCAGGTACTGCATGACCTTTCGAATGCTAGGCCTTGCGTTGGGCAATGGGTGTGCGCACAACAAACCTAGTGTGAGCACGAGGGTTACCTCCTCCGTGTTGAATTTCCCCATGAGCCGTGAATCCACTGCATCAATGATAGAGCCATTGGAGTGGTGCTCAAGCACCCAGTCGACCAGCACCACCGGGTTGTTATGCTCGTCACTCCCGATTGGCCTGCGTCCACAGGCGACCTCTAGGAGAAACACGCCGAATGCGAATACATCAGTTGAGGGTGTTGCCTTTCCAGTGCGCACAAGTTCTGGTGCGAGGTATCCCATGGTGCCAACAACATGTGTTGTGTGAGCATCCGTGCCATGATCGTATAACCTTGCCAAACCAAAGTCACCTAGCCGACCATTCATTTGCCCATCCAGTAGCACATTGCTTGCTTTTATATCTCGGTGGATGACGACCTGCTCCCAATCCTCATGTAGATAAAGTAAGCTTGACGTGACACCTTTGATGATCCAGGTCCTTTGAGTCCAATGTAGAGCTGGACCATTTTTATTGTACAAATATTTGTCAAGACTACCATTTTCCATGTACTCATAGACTAAGAGAAGTTCACCGTTGCGCCGACAATATCCTAGTAACTGTGCTAGATTTCGGTGGCGGAGACGGCCAATGCTCACCACTTCAGCAATGAACTCCCGTACTCCTTGCCTTGAGTCATGTGACACTCTCTTCACCGCGATCTCCAAATTAGACGCTGGAAGTACCCCTTTGTATACTTTTCCAAACCCACCGACGCCGAGTATATTACTGTTCTTGAACCCATCGGTGGCATGAAAGAGATCTTTGTATGTGAACCGGTGTGGGCCGAAATCGTCCTCCCAATCTTCGCGCACCTCTGCAAACCGACGGCGACGCCACAGGAAGAATACAACAGCTAGCACTGAAGGGATGAGCAAGACGGTGGCTGATCGTAGAGCGATGTACAAGATCTTGGAACGAGGTTCCGGACCCACATGCGGCAGGGTGGGAAGCTTCGAGAAGTCAAGTGGTGGAGCAGGTCCATCCAAGCTGAAGCTCCATCCAAGGATGTAGTGGTGCGCGGACAACACGCCCGACGATGCTGAGAGGCCAACATACATTGTCTCCGCCACGATAGTGTAGAGATCAATGGCTTCAGAGAGCAAAGGATTCTTGGGCTTGGGAGCTTGTACGGAAGCTAGTGTGACATTGAGTTGCCTGGCCTGGCCATCGTAGTCCACCCACACTTGCATTGGCTTGCCGCTATTCAGCATCAGGTCTCGGAaggcgccgtcgccatcgccgtagtAGCCGGCCGGCTTTGCTTGCTGCGAGATGAGGCTGTTGACGTCGATGCCCACGTGGTTGCTGTTGATGTCTCTCATCTCAGGGTTCTGGATGATGTCGAGTTCGACCGCCAAGATGTGGTCCCTTGCAGTGCCGTTCGTGGCGTTGAGGAGCCCCAGGTACTGGCCAGCGTTGGCCGACGAGAGGTTCAAAGTCGGGGCGAGCACGAAGGCGAGCCCTTGGTCAGTCAGGCCATCCACTATGGACACGATGGCGAACACGAAGGATGCGGAGAAGGACCGCGCCACGGTAGTGGAGGAGTTCGTCGTCGTGTTGATGAAGCTGAGCGGGGCGGGGTGGAAGGCGTGTCCTTTTCCCTGGGAAGTGAAGTTGGTGAGAGCGAGGAGGCCATTGGGCATGACGACGGAAAGACCGTCCAGAGTTAGGTTCGCCGCGGCGAAGCCTTGGTAGGCGAACTGGCCAACGTCGGCCGACGAGGCCAACGCTCCGTTCAGGCTCAACagcaagagaagaagaagagctgGCATGGTTTCTTGGCAAACTTTGCTCTCTAGCTATCTTTTTTCTTGGAGAAAATTGAGCTTATACGGACTACCTCTACGGCTCTACACCACTCAATtggtacatcttataagttgaaaCCACGAGCGGGGCGGGGTGGACGGCGTGGATATGGATGCACCAGTGTGGTTATGTTGTGGGTGAGATTGCAGGACTCAGGCGCACCACACCCTGGGCTGAAAGTCACAGGGAGAGGGATGTGTAGAGGCAGTCGCACAGGAAGACTGAGGTACACCGCACATACTAAGCTAAAATTCAGAGAAGAACGTCGGAGTCGATCGACGTCATAGCTGCAGACTTGCATTCAGTACTGCTTGGTCTGTTTTCCCATCTTTCAAAATGTAACACAAGCCTACTATTTTTATGGATAGAATAGAACAGACCGATAAATACAACTCCCGGACCTTATGGCGTCCCAGAGGGTTGTGGCTCCCTCAACTTTAGTAGGAGTAATATCTTCTGAAGCTGCAAGTGGTCGCGGTTGTGGGTTGGATACGCGCCGTGCCCTGcagcgtgagagagagagagagagagttgtcATTTAAGGATCGCTGACTGAGACTATTCACCTTACTGCCGTTGTCAGACGAATTATGTGATAACTGACAACTGAACTCACCTAATCAGTTCAGTTTTTCTTTTGAATTCAATTTTACATTCGATCATCACACctagtacttcctccgttccatGAAGGTTGTTTGAGATTTgtaaaaatttggatgtatctagatagatACATCAAatttttgacaaatctcagacaactttCGTGGGATGGAGccatggagggagtatatctgaGCTCCAGATTCGCAGTTTCTTTTGAACATCTGACTGGTAATAATTAGTAAATCAGTTCAAATGATCAAGCAGAGACTATTATTTCCATTGATCATGACATGAGATGACATGAAGGCACTGGATATGAAATTCCTTTTTCATCTGTTTGGGGAACTTTTATAGAATTAAAATAAACTTTCAtaagatttttttattttattttgtccagGCCAAAGAGGCTGGGGATCAGTATATAATTGTATAAACAACTTCAAGGCAGGATCTTTCATTTTTTCTTTCAGTTACTTTGAATGCCTATCCGTTTTCACAAACTCATACGTATGGAGTGGAAGGGGATTAAGGATCGGTTTGAGAAGCGGCTCACAAACACTTGGAACGGCGGATTTCATTCTTACGACAGTTTTTTTTTTCCAACAATAATGGCTACTCTAGATGACCTTATGCTCCTAATAATTATTGTATTGGAAGCAGTGTATCCAGTGATTTAGAGAACACTATTAGATCTTTTATATCTACACAAAAGGAACTAAACAAAGAGCTCATATCTAGATTTTAAAAAGTAGATGTGATGTTTAAAAAGGTGAAGCATTTATCTAAAGATGCAGCTTCTATTAATTTTGTGCAACCTCAAAGAACTCCTGATGAGAACATCAAGTATGTACATGAAGTCATTGATAGGGCAAGAGAAACACTTATGATGCTTGAAAGCTTTAAACTTCATGTTAACAATGAAACTgttaaagaaaagaaaataaagaagaacatgttgaatcCTCAAGACAATTAAAAATTCTTAATGGTATCACTTCTGATCCACTCATTAAAATTCTTACAAGAATTAATCTCTACCCTACAGAAAATAGCCAATGACCCATATGTTGACTCAAATAAAGCTGGATTTGGCTCTTATATTGCTGATCATGCTattagagaaaagaaagaaagatacaaAAGAGTCCACGAccccacctaagcttggggatgtatgGGAACCAAAGTGCAAATTACAATTGGAAAAATTACATGGTATGCATTGCTTGATTTGGGTGTTAATGTTCATGCTATTCCTAGAGTTTTATATGATGCTTTGAACACTGAACCCATGTCACCATGCCATTTAAATTGGTACTTAGCCAATTCTTCAAGAAAGCATCAGAAGAGTTGATAATGTCATGGTTGAATCAAGAAACACTGGACGAGACTACACTGTTCAACGTCATCATACAAGAAAGGTGGCAAATAGAATTCGGCTTTGGCCTAACCATACTCTTCTTGTTCCTCTCTGCTTCACATGACCAGGTGTATCATCTAAACAAGAATATTCTAAAACGTGTAAGTTCCTTGAAGAAGCGTATCACAACTGAATGAGGTTCTACTATGGGCTGAAAGTTCAAAAGAGAAGGACGTGTCTGGTAGTAGCAAACAAAGTCTTGCAGTGATTGTGAATACTAGTCTTCAGTCTTCCATATTAAAAACTACAGCTTTCATTGACTCAGCTAGCCGATCGCATCCTTCAGGAGCTGAAACTATACTGAATTCATCTGAACATTGCCGTCTCTCAAAGAAAAATTGCATGGCATACCATAGTTCACACGTCTCCTGTCTGTAgaccgaagaaaaaacagagatgCATGGCTATCTTTGAACTGTGCTGTGCATCCTGCTTAGTAGTAGTCTACTCTGAGATTGCAAGTGGTCACAGTTGTGAGCTGGGTAAGAGCGACTTAATTTTCCTTGAACTATCCGTCCTATGGGATAGATCAGTCAGTTACAATAGATTCCACTGTGATGTTCAACAATTCAGTTCCCAGATCACTTTCAAACAATGGACAAATCCCTCTGGAGAAAAGCCGAGTGCACATGATTAGGTGTA includes these proteins:
- the LOC124676692 gene encoding L-type lectin-domain containing receptor kinase SIT2-like; amino-acid sequence: MPALLLLLLLSLNGALASSADVGQFAYQGFAAANLTLDGLSVVMPNGLLALTNFTSQGKGHAFHPAPLSFINTTTNSSTTVARSFSASFVFAIVSIVDGLTDQGLAFVLAPTLNLSSANAGQYLGLLNATNGTARDHILAVELDIIQNPEMRDINSNHVGIDVNSLISQQAKPAGYYGDGDGAFRDLMLNSGKPMQVWVDYDGQARQLNVTLASVQAPKPKNPLLSEAIDLYTIVAETMYVGLSASSGVLSAHHYILGWSFSLDGPAPPLDFSKLPTLPHVGPEPRSKILYIALRSATVLLIPSVLAVVFFLWRRRRFAEVREDWEDDFGPHRFTYKDLFHATDGFKNSNILGVGGFGKVYKGVLPASNLEIAVKRVSHDSRQGVREFIAEVVSIGRLRHRNLAQLLGYCRRNGELLLVYEYMENGSLDKYLYNKNGPALHWTQRTWIIKGVTSSLLYLHEDWEQVVIHRDIKASNVLLDGQMNGRLGDFGLARLYDHGTDAHTTHVVGTMGYLAPELVRTGKATPSTDVFAFGVFLLEVACGRRPIGSDEHNNPVVLVDWVLEHHSNGSIIDAVDSRLMGKFNTEEVTLVLTLGLLCAHPLPNARPSIRKVMQYLDSDQSLPRLSATYMSYSKMAQMQSEGFDSYIMPHTPRVKSICSASGESWETVMFDGR